One Gossypium hirsutum isolate 1008001.06 chromosome A11, Gossypium_hirsutum_v2.1, whole genome shotgun sequence genomic window carries:
- the LOC107923842 gene encoding protein ESSENTIAL FOR POTEXVIRUS ACCUMULATION 1, translated as MADGKLDLPDDLLPSKIGSDHFAKDEAWDRNLEEKGLTGLLDDNKDQPTSESSIPLSPQWLYSKVAEAKTLTVGASGDTKAPNLLPHGTPGDPNLKDSWRLDSSQDKKEWRRTAPDLEGSRHWREEERETSLLGRRDRRKEDRRTDISSTMDVPENRTLLPSERRQDVSNRSSGHESRRGNKWSSRWGLEDKEKDSRNEKRTDAKKEDAPSDKHAIAGGGRTAFERENDSRDKWRPRHRLEVHAGGSASYRSAPGFGLERGRVERSNVGFAAGRGRPNSNGSLQIGRPQSASVIGALPVDKNMTLNAYSYPRGKLLDMYRKQRTAPNFDNLPDEMDHLSTVTQKEIVVPLAFVPPDAEEEAVLGDIWKGKTISSEVVYNSFMDASEGKECFSVNMKDSVEPGEKAAVNNNFEGSHAETFYVSDSQMIMSKEMNSSKEGVQRCMPPSDVDVTNALGSDREMGGSTNYMDELKSFDNRQVADLKIQKGSNVKNNGSSMKFGGGELPEDSSSLFGFPSLQPTLGCNSINVEGNIPAHSLESAMPPEDMSLCYLDPQGVIQGPYLGIDIISWFEQGYFGTDLPVRLANAPDGSPFQELGEVMPHLRRNPGSASSVSAVTRMRVPDRFEGSLEETISSSAPAPAPAQGSAIGHEQQQSLSPFEASGTNFHLRGPSQSYHSEHQFYEDPNIHNFAVAQADEIFFPGRPGSAGADHLKVSAEMQDPLRHPASHLSIANEFSKTNAPHRGDELLPEAWSDDHRRNAVFNPNIHLGTSGARPLSHREQEHNGLDLVQHLMSQKLPNEPLQEKNNFFHGLPHSTGFGVENIHSFDLMQSKNLNHQQSVHHSAPHMEHVLELQFEQQRQLELQRQQRQLELQRQQQLEHQRQQQLEHQRQQQLEHQRQQQLEHQRQQQLEHQRQQQLEHQRQQQLELQQQQRLLELQRQQQLELQQHQRQLELQRQQELHHHQNELLQQLQQQHLQQQNSQAQQILLDQLLQHQISDPGYGQDVFDAARDIQLDQVQLQRHLLSELQNNSQASRHLDPSLEQIIQAKINQSAVQGQQADFLDFMSQAKYGNMLPLEHQLRLQREQFQVQQLSRALSQQLGIEEDRQLAGSLSVDEVGQFVRNPGIHPQAQSMELNGSDLHQKRLSSFEEQISNIKRNHALREQQQRVTFDPSPTAFARSAHSAAAPGMKVDNVNSLDLAEHLYMHSNNQLGPFSSGNHTFSQQTLGDAYASRPDLVYHSGKNEQLENSWGGKQMQQLNLEADLQRRESEVDSSTWASAGGIHEKSKKALMDLLHQKLGIQSTRSSEGDYQYSTSSSRGRESFWPVSEPQASHFPFTHFSNQEVHVNNSYLEGPQNSNSGALLQDHLFGVAASGGVNQVANCERMPHKSNPGSFAVDQSLLLGAEDLSSSSYADASLVSKSAVDKELGELEGKEKKNGLKSMLSRTGSVSGSEDNILEQVEMPLDCADLQSRTHIRHDSLSTGGNGRLYSNEIGLEKSVEDPPNDRLLSGVPKGVDKVAQISSSQDVFSDQNTVPFVKQKSLTSQAKRTVETEASGKIDVSMRRTSSYNEAALSEASFMEILKKPALHGAEVPVYGSAFEPPSSDGASQAGRSGKKKGKKGRQIDPALLGFKVTSNRILMGEIQRLDD; from the exons ATGGCTGACGGAAAACTCGATCTACCCGATGATCTCTTACCCTCAAAAATCGGCTCTGACCACTTCGCTAAAG ATGAAGCTTGGGATAGGAACTTGGAGGAGAAAGGACTGACTGGGCTACTTGATGACAACAAAG ATCAACCAACTTCGGAGAGCAGCATACCTCTGTCCCCACAGTGGCTCTACTCTAAAGTAGCTGAAGCAAAGACATTAACTGTTGGAGCATCTGGG GATACAAAAGCTCCGAATTTGTTGCCTCATGGAACCCCTGGTGACCCAAATCTGAAAGATAGTTGGCGTTTAGATAGTTCTCAGGACAAGAAAGAATGGAGGAGGACTGCACCTGATCTTGAAGGCAGCCGACATTGGCGTGAAGAGGAGAGGGAAACAAGCTTACTTGGTCGAAGAGATCGCAGAAAAGAAGATCGTCGCACTGATATTTCTTCAACAATGGATGTTCCTGAAAATAGGACTTTGTTGCCTTCAGAACGGCGTCAAGATGTTAGTAATCGTAGTTCAGGGCATGAATCTCGAAGGGGCAACAAGTGGTCTTCGAGATGGGGTCTTGAAGACAAAGAAAAGGATTCTCGAAATGAGAAGAGGACAGATGCTAAGAAGGAAGATGCCCCTTCTGACAAACATGCAATTGCTGGTGGGGGACGCACAGCTTTTGAGCGCGAGAACGATTCTCGTGATAAATGGAGGCCACGTCATCGGTTGGAAGTTCATGCAGGTGGGTCTGCTTCTTACCGCAGTGCTCCAGGATTTGGTTTGGAGAGGGGACGAGTGGAGAGATCAAATGTGGGTTTTGCAGCAGGACGAGGAAGGCCAAATTCCAATGGGAGCCTACAAATTGGGAGGCCACAATCTGCTTCTGTTATTGGAGCTCTTCCTGTGGATAAAAACATGACCCTTAATGCATATTCCTACCCAAGAGGAAAACTCCTTGACATGTACCGCAAACAAAGGACTGCTCCAAATTTTGACAACCTACCTGATGAGATGGATCATTTATCCACAGTAACACAAAAAGAAATTGTTGTGCCTTTGGCATTTGTTCCGCCTGATGCAGAGGAAGAG GCTGTCCTTGGAGATATATGGAAAGGAAAAACAATAAGCAGTGAAGTGGTCTACAACTCATTTATGGATGCAA GTGAAGGAAAAGAGTGTTTCTCAGTTAACATGAAGGATAGTGTTGAACCTGGTGAGAAGGCTGCTGTAAACAATAATTTTGAGGGGAGTCATGCTGAGACATTTTATGTGTCAGATTCACAGATGATTATGAGCAAGG AAATGAATAGTTCAAAAGAAGGTGTACAGAGATGCATGCCACCATCTGATGTAGATGTAACCAATGCTTTGGGGTCAGATAGGGAGATGGGTGGTTCGACAAATTACATGGATGAATTAAAATCTTTTGATAATCGGCAAGTAGCTGATTTGAAAATACAAAAGGGCTCTAATGTGAAAAACAATGGATCATCCATGAAATTTGGAGGGGGCGAGCTTCCTGAAGACTCAAGTTCTCTGTTTGGTTTTCCGTCACTACAGCCTACTCTAGGCTGTAACTCGATAAATGTTGAGGGCAATATTCCTGCACATTCACTGGAAAGTGCTATGCCTCCTGAGGATATGAGCCTGTGCTATCTTGATCCTCAAGGGGTAATTCAGGGACCGTATTTGGGGATTGACATAATTTCATGGTTTGAGCAAGGTTATTTTGGTACAGATTTACCCGTTCGATTGGCAAATGCTCCTGATGGGTCACCTTTCCAAGAACTTGGTGAAGTCATGCCTCACCTAAGAAGGAATCCTGGTTCAGCCTCCAGTGTTAGTGCAGTTACCAGAATGCGAGTACCTGATCGTTTTGAAGGGAGCTTGGAAGAGACCATATCTTCTTCTGCTCCTGCTCCTGCTCCTGCTCAGGGATCTGCCATTGGACATGAGCAGCAGCAATCTTTGTCACCTTTTGAGGCATCTGGTACTAACTTTCATTTAAGAGGGCCTTCTCAAAGTTATCATTCTGAGCACCAATTTTATGAAGATCCAAACATCCATAATTTTGCTGTTGCTCAAGCTGATG AAATCTTTTTTCCAGGAAGGCCTGGAAGTGCTGGTGCTGACCATTTGAAAGTTTCTGCTGAGATGCAAGATCCTTTGCGTCATCCTGCAAGTCATTTATCCATTGCAAATGAATTTTCAAAAACCAATGCACCTCATCGGGGTGATGAGTTGCTCCCAGAGGCTTGGTCTGATGATCATAGAAGAAATGCTGTGTTTAATCCTAACATTCATCTAGGCACTAGTGGTGCTAGGCCATTATCTCACAGGGAGCAAGAACACAATGGTTTGGACCTGGTACAGCACTTAATGTCACAAAAGTTGCCCAATGAACCTCTGCAAgagaaaaataatttctttcatgGCCTTCCACATTCGACCGGATTTGGTGTGGAGAACATCCATAGTTTTGATCTGATGCAGAGCAAGAATCTCAACCATCAGCAGTCAGTCCATCATTCAGCTCCGCATATGGAACATGTTTTGGAACTTCAATTTGAACAGCAGCGGCAGTTGGAACTACAACGCCAGCAGCGTCAGTTGGAGCTTCAGAGGCAGCAGCAGTTGGAGCATCAGCGGCAGCAGCAGTTGGAGCATCAGCGGCAGCAGCAGTTGGAGCATCAGCGGCAGCAGCAGTTGGAGCATCAGCGGCAGCAGCAGTTGGAGCATCAGCGGCAGCAGCAGTTGGAGCATCAGCGGCAGCAGCAGTTGGAGCTTCAGCAGCAGCAACGTCTGTTGGAGCTTCAGCGGCAGCAGCAGTTGGAACTTCAGCAGCATCAAAGACAGTTGGAACTTCAGCGGCAGCAGGAGCTTCATCACCACCAAAATGAACTGTTGCAGCAGTTGCAACAACAACATCTACAGCAGCAGAATTCTCAAGCTCAACAGATTCTTCTTGATCAATTGCTCCAGCATCAGATTTCTGATCCTGGCTATGGTCAGGATGTATTTGATGCTGCTAGAGACATCCAACTTGATCAGGTTCAGTTACAAAGGCATCTTCTAAGTGAATTGCAGAATAATTCTCAAGCATCAAGGCACCTGGATCCATCACTGGAGCAGATCATCCAAGCAAAGATTAACCAGAGTGCAGTCCAAGGGCAACAGGCTGATTTTTTGGATTTCATGTCGCAAGCAAAGTATGGCAATATGCTTCCTTTGGAGCATCAGCTCCGTCTTCAACGAGAGCAGTTTCAAGTACAGCAGTTATCTAGGGCGCTGAGCCAACAATTAGGAATAGAGGAGGATAGACAACTTGCTGGTTCTTTGTCTGTAGATGAAGTTGGTCAATTTGTTAGGAATCCTGGCATTCATCCCCAGGCTCAATCAATGGAGTTGAATGGTTCAGATCTTCACCAGAAGAGGCTTTCATCTTTTGAAGAGCAAATCAGCAATATTAAAAGGAATCATGCTTTGCGGGAGCAACAGCAGCGAGTAACTTTTGACCCCAGCCCTACAGCATTTGCCAGGTCTGCTCATTCTGCTGCTGCTCCTGGGATGAAAGTAGACAATGTAAATTCTCTAGATCTTGCTGAACATCTCTATATGCACTCTAACAACCAACTGGGTCCATTTTCTTCTGGTAACCACACTTTTAGCCAACAAACTTTGGGTGATGCATATGCATCTCGTCCAGATTTAGTCTACCACTCTGGGAAAAATGAGCAGCTAGAAAATAGTTGGGGTGGAAAACAGATGCAACAATTAAATCTTGAAGCAGATTTGCAAAGAAGGGAGTCTGAAGTTGATTCAAGCACTTGGGCATCAGCTGGAGGGATTCATGAAAAGTCTAAGAAAGCTTTAATGGACCTTCTTCACCAAAAACTTGGTATTCAATCGACAAGGTCATCAGAAGGAGATTATCAGTATTCTACTTCATCTTCCAGAGGCAGGGAAAGCTTTTGGCCTGTTTCTGAGCCACAAGCTTCCCATTTTCCTTTTACTCATTTCTCGAATCAGGAAGTTCATGTAAACAACTCATATCTGGAAGGCCCTCAAAATTCCAATTCAGGTGCCTTATTGCAAGATCATTTGTTTGGAGTTGCTGCCAGTGGTGGTGTCAACCAGGTGGCTAACTGTGAACGAATGCCTCATAAATCCAATCCGGGTTCTTTTGCTGTAGATCAGTCATTGTTGTTGGGCGCTGAAGATCTGTCTTCTAGTAGTTATGCAGATGCTAGCTTAGTGTCAAAATCTGCTGTGGATAAGGAATTGGGCGAACTGGAGGGGAAGGAGAAGAAAAATGGATTGAAAAGCATGCTTTCAAGGACTGGTTCTGTGTCGGGGTCTGAGGACAATATTTTAGAGCAAGTAGAGATGCCTTTGGACTGTGCTGACCTACAAAGTAGAACCCATATCCGTCACGATTCACTTAGTACCG GTGGGAATGGCAGGTTGTACAGTAATGAAATTGGATTAGAGAAATCTGTAGAAGACCCTCCTAATGATAG GTTACTGTCTGGAGTGCCAAAAGGGGTTGATAAAGTTGCACAGATTTCATCATCCCAGGATGTATTTTCCGATCAAAACACAGTGCCATTTGTGAAGCAGAAAAGCCTTACAAGTCAGGCAAAGAGGACAGTAGAAACGGAGGCATCGGGCAAGATAGATGTGAGTATGAGAAGGACCTCATCTTATAATGAGGCTGCACTGTCTGAAGCATCATTCATGGAGATTCTTAAGAAGCCGGCTCTTCATGGGGCAGAGGTCCCCGTGTATGGCTCTGCTTTTGAGCCACCATCATCTGATGGTGCTTCACAAGCTGGACGAAGTGgcaagaaaaaagggaaaaagggaaGACAAATTGATCCTGCCTTGCTTGGTTTTAAGGTTACAAGCAACCGTATTTTGATGGGTGAGATCCAGCGTCTTGACGATTAA